The sequence AAAATAATTTGCAATTCAATTTAACAAATCAGTAACCAAGCTATTCTTGTATTTAACAGCCTTTTTTATGTTTTGCTTTTAATTTCAACTTGGATACCGTCGTGCGGGTTCTTTATAATCTGGGAGGCTactttagatttttgattttctgaaaaaataccCAAAAATGATGTACAATTTGGAAttgaaagttgccatccaactatcaaccaGATACTCGAATCACCATGGCAATTTGATAGTAATTTAAGTTataattattgtttttaattgtcgaaagtagcccccgatttgtcaaaaaAAGGTCCACGATTCGTCAAAAGAAGCACGACGGTATTAAAAATCTGTTAGAACAAATAATTTGTGAACCTAAGCATGAAGTTGATCCTGATAACTAGTGTACTAaaaaaagaggaaaataaaTATACCGCGACATTGATAttctagaacagcggttctcatcCTGGGGTACATGCATCCCTAGGGGTAACTTTGCGGACCTCAAAGggtaccttggacaaaaatgcgtaatggcagaCGATGCattgcaatttaaaaaaaaactagatcgTTTGAAActagattcttcttcttcaatggctctatcgTAGCCTCCTCGTATGGCTCGTAGTCGTAGCTCAACCTTTTCTtatgtaaaatgatggtcctgaaagaatctatttatttaaaataatacGCCATTCCAATCACCAACACcaacaaaactaaaattaaaagcATCGCCACTGATGTCGTAGCACCGCAACCGACGCCATTTTTACAATTAACCCTTTCTATTCATAAAATGTTGATCCTGAACAAAACCGATTTTCTTTCACGATTCCGTGCACTATACTCGCGAgggaaagatgattaaacgtcagcaagccttatgcgcctttctaatcaaACAAGAGTTCAAGCATTGCGtggaaatttcacttgagtgCTGTTCTGCGCGATTAGCATAAGACTCCATGTCGAttattgacgattttgattttcttccagaaataagcATAAAATTACTTCATCttcaagaaaaactgataaaataataggctttgttctagaaatttgtaaatcaaaaccaatctgtgttgtcccatcttgctttttcttcgcataacagtcacattccagattttgataaacttttgcacaaaaaataaataaaatttcagtCCATTTAATAGTGGCTACGCTACtgggacgtaatcctacgtctcATTTCACACTcatttcactactcatttcacGGCCTCTCAATTCTCGACctcataatttctcacttcttgtttctcacttctcatttttcacagaaaacagaaaaaatatcacttttcacttcttacttctaacaTCCCACCCCTCATCTCTCTatactcatttcttatttctcacttctcaaatatCATCGattacttcacacttttcacattccGTATGATCAGTTCGGcgaaatgagcatgagcattatgaccctacaattcgtagttgccactccgtgattgaccagaacttgcgaaattgtacagggAATTGAATATAGCTTGGGGTTAGCTGcccattttttcttcttttttttttgtggtttaaaattcagtttatttTGTCAAATTCATGTTAGTTTTTATAATGTTGTTTCGAATTCAAAAATCTACAGTTAGTTCAAACTCTAAAGCGTTTACATCAATTCTTCCATTACAAAGATTAACGTAGCCGATGTAATTAAATAGAAGTTTTAGAACTTGTACACGAGCTGCTCTTCGTATGCCTGGCAAAGCGTATGCCTGGTAAAGTCTCCATCCATCCATTACTTCCGCCAGCTTCTGCTGCAGGACCGTCCATGCCGGGCCGACACGAGCACAGGAAGAAAACTTGTGTTGAAGTGTTTCGGGGTTGCCACAGTGCTGCCAGTTCTCGTCAGCTGCTAATTGCATCACGTGTAGCAGTTTACGGTGCTCGGTTTTCCCGTTCACGAAAAGATAGAGTTGTGTACGTTATGCTGATGATAGCTCTTTCATGCGTATATTGCGCCACGCGCGTGGCCAGTCAACTGCCGGACTGTTGCGTTCCACCTTTGGTAGTTCAGTTTGCAGTACGAAATGCTGGTGGATTTGATCGGCGGAGGGGTTTTGTAAGATTTGGCGAGGAATGTGGGATAAGTTTGAAAGGATTGATTTGATGTCGGGATTGTCTATTGGAGTTGCTGGGCGAGGATTTGCGTGGAGAATAAAGGATTTATAGTGAGGAATGGAATCGATCTCTGTTATGTGTCTATTTATTGCAAGACTCTTTGCTTTCAGTGCTGGGACTTGTAAGCCTAAGCCACCATGGTCCTTCTTCCGAACAAGTTGCATAATGGGAACGCGGGCGACTATTCCTCTCCATAGGAAAGATCCCATCGTCGATGTGATTTTTGCTATATGCACGCCAAGCGGAGGCAGCACCGAAGAGAGATACCACAATTTCGACGTGCCGAACGTGTTCAGCGTGATTACCTTCTGGTGCAGTGTAAGCTTACGCAAAGATTGTAGCCACATTTGTTGCGCAAACTTTCCCACCATCGCGTTCCAATTCATCGATGTCATCAAGCGTATTGAGTTTGCGAAGGAAATACCCAAAATTTTGACTACATGAGTAGTTTGTAGCCACTGGGTTTCAAACATATTCCCTTCGCAAAACCCAACATTTACCGCAACTGTTTTGCGCAAATTCAGTCTCGCGCCGGCGGCAAGACCAAAACGACGAAAAACTTCCCTCATCGCCTCGATCTGCCACGGTAACGTTACGATGACGCTGATGTCGTCGGCGTAGGCAACGAGCAGATCATCCCCACATATTTGCTCGAGCCTACAAACCAGTGAATGAAGATAGAGCACGGACAGATGCATGGACAACGGGTCGCCTTGACGCACCGACTGTGCGATCGAGAGAGGTGCCCATTGATAAGCAGCCGGGATGTGGACCGACTGGCTATGTTCGAGAGAAGAGAGATGAGTTCCTCGTTGAACCCGAGCGACCGCATGGTTTCGAAAAGGAACGAGTGCCGCACCCGATCGAAGGCGTTCTCCAGATCGAAGCTGATGAGCTTACCAGCGCGACGGTGATGACGGAGACTGGCGATCCGATCTTTCAAAGCGAGAGTGGCCTGGAAGATGTTTCGCTCTGCGTTTGAGCATTTCTGTCCGTTGCTAAGGACGCGGTGGGCCtgcataatggaacgtacacacggtcaagtagtttgaccaacattgactccacctctcgtttgttccaacatccatcaagttttaccaacagtggcacgaacaatcaatttattcgaccaacaatatcacacacgaacgaccggagCGCTAACTTGAGCATcaaccatcaaaaatatatggggttttatgcaacttcactacaaatgctcaaacatgttcggcgaaccttgactccacccccgacaactcaaaccaaaatcaaaccgttttaattttttccaaccgagccgccaactgtcaaatggttgttcgaacaacttcacacacgttccaacaaagcagcaaccgaagcgttttcttgggggcggagtcaatgttcgtcaaactgcttgactggtgtgtacgttgcataaagcGTTCCATCCTGTTTTTCAGGATGCGGGAGAGCAATTTATAATCGCTGTTGAGCAGCGATATGGGCCGGTACGCTCGCGCTGTGTTGTCGCCTCCCTTCTTCTTCACTAACACGATGACGCCCTCCACGAAGGCATGGAAAGATTTCCGTGGAGTGATTCATTCATAAGCATGTTCAACTCACGGTGGATGACATCGAACATCCGGAGATAAAATTCTCGTGGGATTCCGTCGGCACCGGGGGATCGTTTGGGTGCGCTCGCCCTGATAGCAGCCAGAATTTCTGCTGTTTGTATCTCCTCCATGCACGCTTCGTTCAGTGGGTCGTCCGGTGGGATAACACGTTCGCAAGCAAAATCGTCCCCGTTGTTGGCATTGCCGTCGTTTTCTGCTGTTTCTTCTGAGTACAGGCTCgagaaaaaatcaaacagaTTTGCCTCGATCGCTTGAGGCTCGACGATGATTTCGTCTTCTCCCAACTGTAGCTGCAAGATCGTTGTTTTCTTCCGTCGTCTTTCCCCCAGCTGGAAGATCGACATTGGCTCGCCGGCCACGTGCGTCTCGTTGATGCGCATAAACATGTGGGAGAAATTACGCTGCAGTGCCAACATTTCCCCTTTCAGCCGGTTGATGGTGGTGATCATTTGTGGCTGCTGATAATAGCCGTCGTACGCTAGCCGTAGTTGCGCATAGAGGTGCTGATGCGTATCGTGGAACTCCTCGTAGACGACACGagatttccacttgaaaaaagatttGATTTTGGATTAGCGTACGACAGCCACCATTGCATACACGACGCGTAGTTTCTGCACTGACGAGTCCAATATTGCCACTTATACTGAAACTCGGCAACGTTTTCTTCGGTAAGAAGATGCGGTCGAAGGGCCCAGAAACCGCGCCCGGGCTCGTGTCCCAGTGGGGTAAGACAAAGTCTGAGCGTTAGCGCCTTGTGATCCGTGAAACAGCAGACGTGCGTGTAGGCCGACTGCAGTTTGTCGCGAAGACCACGGCTGACATAGATCCGATCGAGTCGAGATCGCGCGTTTCGACAGACATAGGTAAAACCTGCATCACGTGGACACAACTTCTCCCATACATCATGTAGCTGCAGCTGCTGTATAGCTGTTTTGAGGGACGGACTGGTGTTCGGGCTGGACGAATCGCACGCACGCAGCACGTCATTGAAATCGCCAGCTACGATGACGTTCTCGGTGTGGTGGCGGAGATAATAGGCAAGCGTACCATTGAAGAACTCCTCTCTAGCAGCGCGCTGTGCAGTACCGGGAGGAGCGTAAACGTTGCAGATCGTTGTGTTGTGCACTCGCAGCGCGATTAGTCGGCTGTCCAGGCTCTTCTCCACGTGAGTGACATGAATGTGCTCCTTCACTGCAACAGCTGTACCTCTCCTCGTGTGGTCTACATTCGCGAAAACGACAAAGCCAGGCAAGGAAAGCTGTTCGTTCTCGACTTCCTGCAGACACACGATATCGAGGCTTTGGCTGCTTATGAAGGTTCGGAGTGCGTTCAGTTTTGTGGGGTTCGTGATCGTGCCGATGTTGATGGATGCGAGGTTGTAAGACGTGAGAGCCATTTATGGAAGAAAGTCCACATCCTGCTCGTCGTCACCGTCGTTGCATCGCTGTTTCTTGCCGGGCGGACGtcctcggcttcggctacttctCGTCGATGTGGACGAATCGTCCGTGTCGTTGCCGGCAGTTCAGTCTTTCGATCACAAAGCATTTGCTGGCTTTTTGAATATGTCTACCAAGACCACTTCAGCGGTCTATGGTTGTGTGCGCAACGACGACGATGTGCTGCGCGTGATTTGTGTTTGCAATGGGTTGGGAGACATCGTGCAATGGGCGCAGTCGGCTGGCTTGCAGTTGGGTTTATTGAGCCAGACGGTTCGGTCTGACACGACGGCTGTGGCAGCTCGGGGAAAGCCTCCAACAATGCTGGTGGTGGAGCGACAGAATGCTGACCGACCGGTTTGGCGCTCGGGGGTTCTGCACCGTTCGCCTTCTTCGGTGGTTGTCGTGGCCCAGTTTGCTTCGCCACGTTCGCACAGCTCTTCTGGACTAGCAGCTTTTTGTTCTGGACACACGATATGCCAGTATGCGGTTGCTCTTTGCAGTATTTACAAGAGACGATCTGTCCCTTGTAAACAATGTAGGCCTGTAGTCCATCGATCGTTACCCACGAATCTATGTTTCGATGGACTAGCATTCGGTAGCCGAGCGGTATCCCAACGAACTCGAACCCTTCTCCCCATGTTAGCTCTCACAGCGAAAACACTTCACCGAACGCACTCAAGAATTCCACGATTTTTTCTTCGGGGACGTTTTCTGGCAGGCCGTGTACTTTAACCTCTACACATCCATCTTCCATGGTGATGCGAAGCttgtattttttgtattttttgctcCACTTCATGCTTCTCGTCATTTTCTTGCACTATTCGTTGTGCGAGCGCCAGGTTGTCAACCTTGACGAACGCACATTGTTCACCTATGTGGCACTGTAGTCTCaacacttcttctttcttcaggccGAGTACCGTGCGGCAAAACGTGAACCTTTTCGAAAGACGGCTTCACCGGGAAACTCGAATAGTCAATACGAAAAGTATTATCTCGCCTCATCGCGGATCACTAAAACGCGCGACGCGGCACAGACGGAATCGAACTTTAACCACTGTATTCGATCACTTGACTTTCCAAGAGCGCAATCGGAAACACGTCTGCACGTCTCAGAAACTGAGCGGTAATCtgcccattctcaatgtacacgttttggaagctcaaatatttttattcaataagcTTAATGAACTATTGAGTCAAATGATCAGTTCggcccaatccaaatccaaatccaatccaaatccaatccaaatccaatccaaatccaatccaaatccaatccaaatccaatccaaatccaatccaaatccaatccaaatacaatccaaatccaatccaaatccaatccaaatccaatccaaatccaatccaaatccaatccaaatccaatccaaatccaatccaaatccaatccaaatccaatccaaatccaatccaaatccaaatccaatccaaatccaatccaaaaccaatccaaaaccaatccaaaaccaatccaaatccaatccaaatccaatccaaatccaatccaaatccaatccaaatccaatccaaattcaaatattGGAAATCTCAAATCCTCTCGTGAAGGATCGTTGAACTCGCTGCCTCTATTATAAGTTAGTGGCCAACTAACAATCCCTTCTCTTCTTGAGCGTTCGCAAGGATGTGGGATCTTGTAGATGGGTTGAAATAggttagatgtttttttttcctatgtaaatgttagaaaatccCTGTTTCTTGCTACTTTCTGAAATATAGCCATTTTAGAATCGTTCCCGAAGCGGGAGCAAGAGATTTCACATAAAACGCGATTGCATTTTCCTGCATAATTGGCAATTATAACTTCGTCCTAGGAATATCAGGCCCAAATAaccgcaaaaaatagttttggccaaGAATTGGCTTATTTACTCCTACGTGCGACGGAGCGCGAATTTCGATATGCCGTTTAGGTGGTAGGTTTTAAAACGGTGATAAGAATAATCAAGCTTTGATATTGCACTGATTTGGTTTGCCGATAGAAACAACAGAATGGAACGCGTCTGTTAATGCCTCTTATCTCAAACCTGGATAGGTCAACCCGTACCATATATGGATCGATGTAGGGTAAATGCGCCTATCATCGTGAAATACtgctcaaataaataaataaatgaattgaaGAAATAGAAAAATCGTTTTGCGTTACAATATTAATGAAACATTAATTACAATTCAAAAGTTCGTGCTTTTTGTACTTCGATGCTACGTCAATGCCTTTTATAGCTATCTatctaactaactaactaaagCACAGTGAAGCgcttttggaagatgttgcatGTGCTTCATAGAGAACAAACTTTCTCGGAATGTTTCTTTTTTTCAATGGCTgttcattccaactggaacatgggctacttttcaacttattaccatttccacagttattaattgaaagcttctcTGTGCCTGccaattgcatgagtatgtatcttgtccAAACAAGaagtacaatgaatacactgCGTACCTAAAAAACCGAAAATGTGTTTCATCCCAAAGCATCCTAGACCGAAATAAATGATCTAAAGATTTTACGAGGCAATAGGGCCGCCTTAGCGACACTAACCTATGATGTACCACGCGCTTCCACCTGCATccacactagactggcccaggaaacaaaaagttgtctaattccacggggcaccccccaggattgtgtctttgggtgagaaaatcaatctctgaaaatttcagctcaatcgcttgttgcataagctggtgcatttgatttgaagtttgtatggggatttcagccaaaatgtataggaaaatacacctccgtcactcattcgatctggaaattggttctgattgctcgattgacctcagaattgcaaaaacggcagttggtatgctacagaacaatttcacagaacattgtatgatgattaaataaacttttatataggtttcggctgatgcgattcgatcaaaaaacccaaaaatacacaaatcagctcctaataaatcagccgaaaattatataaaagttcatttaatcatcatgcaatgttctgtgaaattgttctgtaacataccaactgccgtttttgcaattctaagGTCAATCGAGctatcagaaccaatttccagatcgaatgagtgacggaggtgtattttcctatacattttggttgaaatctccatacaaacttcaaatcaaatgcgccagcttatgcaacaagcgattgagctgaaattttcagagattgattttctcacccaaagacacaattctggggggtgccccgtggaattcgacaacatttttgacgtaaactacgtctaaggggaagactctgatacagggtgtcaaatgagaatttcaaaactggagaccgtcacgaaatcatgtaagatttgtaacattaataggtcctttttctttcaatggattttaatgatttatatatcaatctattcgtaaactttccaccaatttgccagtggtattgaaactattgattatcaacgctaaactattgaaaattttagttctttcatgcatcgtgcatcccctatacagcgcgttccaatccttggtaattgcctacttttagggtattatctattattgaactgggttgtatgaatggggtggcccagccGCTAGACAGTGGAGTTCCTACTCCTTCAtagagtgggagatgctgctaaagctgggtagtattgtcgtgggatggttccttctcttctatatagagcggaatagtTGGTTCAGTgcactatatttggttttacgtagtttacgtcgagcggtcgtgtcttgtatacaaccccaattttttttctccccatagtaatctgggccagtctaatccaCACACTGGGGTCCAAACTTTAAATAGTTAACTTTAAAGTATTTAAATTCTTTAAATTCCAACTAGAGTAAATTAATATGTCATTAAGTCTATACTAATATAAATGCAAGTACCATATGCTAATATTGAAGCACATAATGAATCAtaataagcagaaaaaaatattctgtgTATGAACATGAATGACTACATTTTTAATCTAAGCCTATTTTCCCTGAGTGTGATTCCATCAATAACGCAATTTGGAATTCATCGAAACCATAAATACGCCCGTCCACCCTATAGAATGAACCATATATGGGACACAATGAAGACGAGTATGCGTGCGATTCATTCATAAACTACATAAGCATTCAGCGACACCCAATTGACCAGAACGCACGATCATTTCGGGATACCCAAATTATTTTGAAGCTCAGTAAGAGCCTCACCGTGCTGTCGTTCACTTCACGTGAAACAAACCAATTCAAGAACGGCATTATGCAACGTTGTGCAATCATATTGCTCTTAGTAGCTTGCAGCCTCACTCGGGCGGCAAATATTTTGTACATAGATGGAGTGGCATCGCCGAGTCATTTCATTTGGTGAGTGTTCTGATAGTGAATTAAATTATCAAGAAGTTTTTAGTGGATTATTAATTTCAGGCACAAAGCATTGATACATGCATTGGCAGCGAAGGGACACAATGTCACGGCTCTGAGCGTCGATGTTGAAGATAAACCAGTTCAAAACGTGACATACATTAAATTGGAAGGTGTTTATGAAAGTTTGCTCTCCGAAGAGGAAGGATCTTTGGAAATGGACTTTTTTGAAATTGGTGATATGAACACATTATCCGTATtgtacatgttcaacgaataTACAGTACTTGGTTGCAAATTTACGTTGAACACAAAAGGTTTGAAGCAATTGCTAGATTATCCACGAGATTTCAAGTTTGATTTGATCATCTCCGATTATCTGAACGGACCATGCGTGTCTTCTGTTGCGCAACACAGATTTGGAAGACCTCCACTGATTGGGGCAACTGCCTTTCACGGACTCACCACAACAACCCCAATGACCGGTGCATATTCTTATTCCGCTTCTGTACCTAATCATGAGTTCAACCATCCCCAGGCAATGAGCTATTGTAAGCGGTTCGAAAACTTCGTATACAATCATTTTGAGGAGCTTTCGAAAGTTTATTACATGCTTCCGCAAGTTGATAAAATAGTGCGCAAAGAGTTTCCAGATATTCCGTACGTTGGAGATTTGGAGAAGGAAACCCGAATTGTTCTTCTGAATTCAAATCCAGTTATTCAGTATTCAGAACCAACGATGCCGAACGTTATCTCCGTAGGCGGAATGCAAATTGTCAAATCGAAGGAACTCCCTGACGATctaaaaaaagttgttgaaaatgCTAAAAATGGAGCTATTCTGTTTTCGCTCGGCACCAACCTCCGTAGCGATATGCTGGGGGACGAGAGGTTAATCGAGATTTTAAACGCCATGGGTCACTTCCCAGAGTAtcaatttctatggaaatttgaaTCGGATAAAATGCCTATTGAAGTGCCAAAGAACGTGTACATTAGAAAATGGATGCCCCAGAATGATTTACTGGCCCATCCGAATGTCAAATTGTTCATCACCCACAGCGGTCTGCTAAGTACGCAGGAAGCGGTTTGGAATGGCGTTCCAATTATTGGATTTCCAGTGTTTGCCGACCAACATCAAAATATCAATTACTGTGTTCAGCAAGGCGTAGGGAAAAGACTATCTCTGAAGAATGTGAAAAGCAAAGAGCTTGTCGATGCTATCAAGGAGGTGATGGCAGATGGACGGTAGGTGAAATAGTTTGAATCCAATTATCGCATTACTCACTAATAATATAATCTCTGTTATCCACAGTTATCGTCAAAATATGTCTGAGCTTTCGAGGCTCTTCCGCGATCAAAAGGAAACACCCCTCGAGCGCGCTGTCTGGTGGGTGGAGTGGGTTCTGCGAAATCCTACCACCCAAATTCTACAGTCAAATGCAATTCGGTTATCATGGTTTGCGAAATATTCATTCGATGTGATTGTACCCATATTGTTGGTAGTTTTCGTGGTGTTATCAATTTCAGCTAAGGTTGTGTGTAAAGTACTGCACTCGAAGAAAAGGCAAACTAAAGTTAAAGGTGAATAAGTTTCGAGACAATTATTTGCAtaataaaacgaaaaaaaaaaataatcaaaaacgaACGGGTATTTTTTGCATATGAACATCATATCTTCACATTTTCTGGTGCTGACGCCTGGCAATAAGAGAGGGAGTATTgctaaaaaaacccagattaatccacctagcggtgatgatgcctttctcgcttattataaaatgtatcgagAAAAAATGAGTCCAGTATACATTGGGTTAGATTATATGCGGTGCATTGTTGAATGACGCATTATATTGCGAAAGAATATTGGCCCAAAATCAACCCAATTATTTACGCTCTACACTACCGGCAATAAAATTGGGTTCGCCTccgaaaaatataggcaaaagttaTTGGCCGTATTTTTGTCTTCATACATCCTATTCCGAGTATTGTTACCTTCATTTTTCATGCAACAGCCATTCTTATGaacgggtgattttttaattttcgttcTGTCACTTTTAAATTCAATTCTCCAAATGAAACAGACCCTAAAATATTACTTTAGTATTAcacatttttcataaatttatgtaattacacagagaaccaacagatgaagtttgggaataacatcatcttcaatgtgtaagaactgatgacccaaaaataagcaataccagcgccgaccgtgtccgaatgcaggttaATTGACCAGGTCAATagaagattattatttattatttattcagactaaggccgaagtggcctgtgcggtatataagagtcttctctattcggctcggtccatggctacacgtcgccaaccacgcagtctacggagggtccgcaagtcatcttccatctgatcgatccaccttgcccgctgcgccttcttgtacccgtcggatcgttgtcgagaaccattttcaccgggttactgtccgacattctggctacgtgcccggcccaccgcagtcgtccgattttcgcggtgtgaacgatggatggttcccccaacagctgatgcaactcgtggttcattcgcctcctccacgtaccgtccgccatctgcaccccaccatagatggtacgcagcacttcctttcgaaaactccaagtgagcgttggtcctccacgagcatcgtccaggtctcgtgtccgtagaggactaccggtctaatgagcgttttgtggattgtcagtttgatacggcggcgaactctattcgatcggagcgtattgcggagtccaaagtacgtacgatttccagccactatgcgtctccgaatttctctgctggtgtcattttcggcagtcaccagtgagcccaagtacacaaattcttctaccacctcgatttcgtcaccaccgatgcaaactcgcggtgggtggctcacattgtcgtctcttgaacctcttcctatcatgtactttgtcttcgacgtgttgatgacaagtccgatccgcttagcttccctcttcagtctgatgtaggcttcctccatcttctcaaagttacgtgccataatatctatgtcgtcggcgaagccaaatagctggacttattgaaaattgtaccactcgtgttaatccctgctcttcgtattaccccttctaaagcgatgttgaatagcagacacgaaagaccatcaccttgccgtaaccctctgtgggtttcgaagggactcgagaatgcccctgaaactcgaactacgcacatcacccgatccatcgtcgctttgatcaaccgtgtcagtttatccggaaaaccgtgttcgtgcattagctgccatagctggtcccgatcgattgtatcatatgcggctttgaagtcgatgaatagatgatgtgtgggcacgcggcatttctgcagtacttggcgaatggcgaacacctggtccgtggtggagcgttcgcccataaaacccgcctggtactgccccacgaactcccttgcagttggtgctagtcgacggcataaaatttgggagagtaccttgtaggcggcgttcagcaatgtgattgcgtggtagttgctacaatctagcttatcgccctttttgtagatgggacacacgacaccttccatccactcctgcggcaaaacatcctcctcccaaatcttggtaatgacccagtgcagcgctctagc comes from Armigeres subalbatus isolate Guangzhou_Male chromosome 2, GZ_Asu_2, whole genome shotgun sequence and encodes:
- the LOC134215338 gene encoding UDP-glucosyltransferase 2-like; amino-acid sequence: MGHNEDEYACDSFINYISIQRHPIDQNARSFRDTQIILKLSKSLTVLSFTSRETNQFKNGIMQRCAIILLLVACSLTRAANILYIDGVASPSHFIWHKALIHALAAKGHNVTALSVDVEDKPVQNVTYIKLEGVYESLLSEEEGSLEMDFFEIGDMNTLSVLYMFNEYTVLGCKFTLNTKGLKQLLDYPRDFKFDLIISDYLNGPCVSSVAQHRFGRPPLIGATAFHGLTTTTPMTGAYSYSASVPNHEFNHPQAMSYCKRFENFVYNHFEELSKVYYMLPQVDKIVRKEFPDIPYVGDLEKETRIVLLNSNPVIQYSEPTMPNVISVGGMQIVKSKELPDDLKKVVENAKNGAILFSLGTNLRSDMLGDERLIEILNAMGHFPEYQFLWKFESDKMPIEVPKNVYIRKWMPQNDLLAHPNVKLFITHSGLLSTQEAVWNGVPIIGFPVFADQHQNINYCVQQGVGKRLSLKNVKSKELVDAIKEVMADGRYRQNMSELSRLFRDQKETPLERAVWWVEWVLRNPTTQILQSNAIRLSWFAKYSFDVIVPILLVVFVVLSISAKVVCKVLHSKKRQTKVKGE